Part of the Crossiella cryophila genome, CAACGCGAAGTACGCCGCACCACGCAGGCACCGGGCCTTCGCCAGTTCCACCCCGGCCAGCCCACGAGCCCGGTCCAGCTCGGCCAGTGCTGCCCGCGGCCGTCCCCGGTCCACCGCGAGCCAGGCCCTGGCCAGCCGGACCGAGGCGGCCAATCCACCCAGTCCGGCCCGTTCCGCCGCGGCCAGGGCAAGGCGGGCGTGCCGGGCCGCCGGGGCGGGCTCGCCCAGTTCGACGTGGGCCAGGCAGGCCGCCAGTCGCAACCGCACTCGTTCCGCGCCCCGGGCGCTCGCCAGGGCGGCCACCGCTTCGCGCAGCACCGGTTCCGGTTCCGCGGCGGCTCGATCGACCAGGCTCACCACGTCATCCACTCCCCGACCAGCAGGGCCTCGCCGTGCACCCGCAGGCTCACCGGGCCCCTGGGCAGGCCCTCGACGGTGAACCGGCCCGCCGGGTCGATCTCGGCGAACCAGGAGCCGTCCGGGGTGCGTAGTTCGACCACCCCGCCGGTTCCGGTGACCACGCCGGTGATCGCCTCGCCCAGTTCCACCCGGACCGTGACGCCGTAGGCGCTCAACATGATCAGGTCGTCGCCGCGCATCCCGGGTGCGGGGTCGACCTCGTGCAGCCGGATCCCGCGGGGCGCGGTCACCGCACCCGCCGCACCGGCCGCGGCCAGCACCTGTGGCGGCAGTGGGTCCGTGTTCGCGACGACCTCGGTCAGCTCGGCGTACAGCTCCTCGTCGGTCATCCCGCCGCCCCCAGTTCGCCGACCAGCCGACGGCGCAACGCGGCCAGGCACCTGCCCCTGGTGGGGCCGATGCTGCCGACCGGCATGCCCAGCAGTTCGGCGACCCGGACGTAGCTGAGGTCCGGCGCGTAGGCCGCGATCCACAGCAACTGCCTGCACCGCAACGGCATCCGGGCGAAGGCCCGCCACAGCCTGCCCGCCCGGTCACCCTGGATGACCAGGTCCGCCGGGTCCGGCACGCGGAAGCGGTCCAGGTGCGCGACCCGGCCGAGGGTCTCCAGGTCCAGGCAGCGCTCGCGGCGGCGGGCGGCCAGGGCCCGCAGGGACTCCCGGCGGGCGGTGGTGACCAGCCAGGCCTGCACCCGGTGCGGGAGTCTCAGCTCGCCGCGGCGTTCGGCCAGTCTCAGCCAGGTGGTCTGGCTGACGTCGGCCGCCTCCTGGTCGGTGAGCCGGTGCGAGCGGGCCACCGCCCACACCAGCCGTGCGTAGCGGCCGACCAGCCGCTGCCATTCCCCGTCCATCCGCACTCCCCTGCCTCCGGCGACCCTTCGGTGCTTGGAAGCGGCCGGACCTGCGGCGGATCCGTCAGCCGCCCGATGGCGTGACAACGCTCACCCGCCTGAGCGCCCCTCGCCGAGCGTGATCTGGCCCCAGTTCACCAGCCGTGGAAACCGCTTGCCCACCTGGAGTTATCGACGCAGGGTGATCGTTTCGCGCACGTCCGGAGCAACACGACCCACCTCCGGGTGGAAACCGGCCAGTACGCTCGCGCATCCCGCCAAACGGGCCAACCATGGTTGACGCACCCTGGAAACAAACATGTCTTTCGTTCAGTCGTCCGGTGATCGGTAGGTGGTGGTGACGGTGACCAGCGCCGGGGCGGTGCGCAGCTGGGGAGAGAGGCTGCGCCCCGCTGCCGTCCGGCTGGCCATTGCCGGCGGCCTGGCTGCGGCCGCCTGGCTGGCCGGAGCTGTCACCGCCAATGCCGACGAGTCACCGGCCCGCGTAGACGTTCTGAGCCCGTCGACCGATTCGGAGTTCCAGGAGCCGGCCAAGACGGATGCCGTCGCGCGGGCCGGTGGCCTCGGCGCACGCATCACCGAACGGCTCAACGCCAAACTCGGCCGCCCGTCCTCCGCGCTGACCACGATGGTCGCCGAGGACGATGGCCTGGACGCCAAGGGCGGCAGCCTGGCCACCACCGGCTCCGCCGAGGTCCAGCCGCTGCCTGAGGACGAGGGCGATAGCCCGGCGCCGACCAGGGCGATCCGCACCCCGAAGTCCGCCGAGGGCTCGGTCAGCGCGGTCCGCCAGCCGAGGCCGACGCCGCCGCCCCCGGCCGAACTGCCCGCGCCGCCACCGGTGGTCGAGCCCGAGCCGACACCACCGCCTGCGGCCGAACCGGCGCCCGTCGTGGCCACCCGCACCGTGACCACCGTGCGCCAGGCCATCGGCAAGGTCGTGCCGCTGCCGACCGACGACCGGGCCGAGCAGCACGACTTCCCGGACCTGCCCACCGCTCCGGATCACCGGCACCCGACCCCGCACGCGCCGTCCTCGGCCTCGCTGGGCGGCACCGCCTCGGACAACGGCGGCGCCCGTGGCGCCACCGCGCTGATCACCGCTCCGCTGCCGCAACTGCCCAAGCCGAGCCTGGTGACCGTCGAGCGCCCGCGCACCGCGGGCTCGCCGCACAACAACCCGGGCCTGCCGCCCACCTCGCCCGACTGACCGAGGTCGGTCACACGCCATCGGTGTGCGTGCACAGCCTGTGACGGCTTGCGCCATCCGAGCGGCATTCCCGGCGCGGCTTTTCCGCCGCACCTGCGTTGAGCAGGAACAACCTCCCGCGTGATCCAGTGATCGGCCATTCGTCGCCGCGGTTGCCGGACTTTCCGAGCAACGCCGACCGAGTCGGCCAGCGTCCTGTGAGCACGCCCCTGATCTCCCAACCGGCCGACCGCGCCCGGCCGTGTTGGGTGCGCAGCCCCGGTACCGCGTTGCCCCCGCGGTACCGGGGCTCCTTATTTGTCCAGGTCAGGTCACTGCCAGCAGCTCGGCGCCGGTCCCGGTGAGGGTGGCCGCGGCCCGCGCGAGCCGGTGCACCGCCTCGGTCAGCACCGCGGGGTCCTGGGCGAAGGACAGCCGCAGCCACCGCTCCAGCCCGCCGTGCACGCCGAAGCGGGAGCCCGGCACCAGGTGCAGTCCGTGGTTGACCGCGGCGGCGGCCAGCCGGGTGCTGATCGGCCCGTCCAGCCCGCACCACAGGCTCAGCCCGCCGCCGGGACGGCGGATCCGCCAGGCGGGCAGCTCCGCACTCAGCGCGTCGATCATGGTGTCCCTGGCCGCGGCGAACTGGGCGCGGCGGCGGGCCAGCAGCGAATCCGGCTCGGTGAGCAGCTCGGTCAGCACCAGCTGGTCCAGCACCGAGGAGCCGAGGTCGATCGAGGCCCGCACCCCGGCGAGCTGCTGGGCCAGTTCCACCGGCGCCCGCAGCCAGCCCAGCCGCAGCCCGCCCCAGAGCATCTTCGAGGCCGAGCCCGCGGTGATCACCTGCTGCTCGGCGAAGGCGGCCAGCGGCGGCGGCCCGTCCAGCGGATCACCGTCCAGGTCCAGCTCGGCCAGGGTCTCATCGACCAGCGCCAGCGTCCGGGTCCGGCGCAACGTGGCGGCCAGCTGTTCCCGGCCCTCGGCGTCCATCCGCAGGCCGGTGGGGTTCTGGAAGTCCGGCATCAGGTAGGCCAGCCGGGGCGCGCCCTGGCGCAGGGTGGCCTCGATGCCCGGCAGGTCCCAGCCGTCCGGGGCCAGCGCGACCGGCACCGGCTGGGCGTGCGCGGCCCGGATGGCGTCCACCGCGTTGGGGTAGGTCGGGTTCTCCACCAGCACCCGCTGCCCCGGCATGACCAGCAGCCGCAGGGTCAGCGCGAGCGCGTGCTGCGCACCGCTGGTGATCATGACCTGGTCCGGCCCGGTGGGCAGGCCGCGCCGGGTGTAGCGCTCGGCGATGCGTTCGCGCAGCGGCAGCAGGCCCATCGGCGCGTAGCCGGGCCCGCTCAGGTACTCGGGCAGCCGCAGCCGGGCCGCGTCCACCGCACCGGCCAGCTCGGCAGGCGCGGCCGGGGTGGCCTGGGCCAGGTTGATCGCCTCGTCCGCCGGCAGCGGGCCGAACCCGGCCCGCACCACCGGCCTGCCGGGCAGGGTGATCCAGGAGCCCGCGCCCCGGCGGCTGGCGATCAGGTCCTGTTCGCGCAGCCGGTCCAGCATCGCGGTGACCGTGGTCCGGCTGAGGTCGAGTGCCTGGGCCAGTTCACGTTCCGCGGGCAGCCGGGTGCCCACCGGCAGCCGTCCCTCCAGCACCAGCAACCGCAGCGCGGCGGCCAGGTCGGCGGACTGGGCGCGGTGCGGACCGTTGCGCCAGCAGCCGAGCAGATCGGCGAGGTGCGGCGCGGAGATCCGGCCACCGGCGGGCAATGCCTGACTCATGTGGGCCAATTTTTCCACTTTGGCCCTCGAAGTAAAGGCCAATCCCCGCACAGGATGACCGCATGGCGTCCCCGACAGTCCCCCTGCACCCGCTCCCGGTCGGCTTACGGCCCGCGCGGCGACTCAGCCAGCTGCTGGCCGGGCTGCTGCTCTACGGCGCGAGCATGGCGCTGATGATCAGGTCCGGGCTCGGCCTCGACCCGTGGGACGTGCTGCACGAGGGCCTGACCCGGCACATCCCGCTCAGCTTCGGCACCATCACCGCGATCACCGGGGTGATCGTGCTGCTGGGCTGGATCCCGTTGCGGCAGCGGCCGGGCATCGGCACGGTGGCCAACGTGGTGCTGATCGCGGTCGCGGTGGACGCCACCCTGTTCCTGCTGCCCGCGGCCGGTTCCTGGTGGCTGCGCGCGATCTTCCTGGTGGCCGCGATCGTGCTCAACGGCCTGGCCACCGCCGCCTACATCGGCGCCCGCCTCGGCCCCGGCCCCCGCGACGGTCTGATGACCGGTCTGTGCGCGCGGACCGGCTGGTCAATCCGCCTGGTGCGCACCGGGATCGAGATCGCCGTGCTGGTGCTGGGCTTCTTCCTCGGCGGCACGATCGGCATCGGCACCCTGTTGTACGCGATCACCATTGGGCCACTTGCCCAGTTCTTTGTGCCGTTCGTGGCACTGCGTACTCCGGCTGAGTGGAAAACGGCCCAGTAGCAGGCTTTCCTCGATTTTCGCATTACTGTCCCGATCGTGCCGGCGATCGAGATGGCGGAACGAGCAGGGGTCCACCTCACCGGCGGTTTCGCCGAGAGCGAGGACCGCATCGTGGTCCTGCCGAACGCGGTGGTGCTCCTGGACGGCGCGACCCGGCTGGAACCGGGGCGGCACACCGGCGGCTGGTACGCCGAGCGGCTGGCCGACCGGCTGCGCAGGCAGCTCACCGCCCAGCCCGACATCGACCTGGCCGAGCTGCTGGCCGCCTGCATCAGCCAGGTGGCCGCCGACCACGACCTGGAACCGGGCAAGGCGCCCTCCAGCACGGTCGCCCTGCTGCGCTGGGACGAGGAGCGGGTGGACGCCCTGGTGCTGGCGGACAGCCCGGTGGTGGCCTTCACCGTCGGCGATGTGCACGTGCTCAACGACACCCGGCTGGCGAACCTGTCGGTGCCCCGGCGCACCGGCTACCGCGAGCAGCTCCGCGACGGCGCGGGCTTCTCCGGCGCGCACGTGGACGCGCTGCGTGCCTCGGCCACCGAGGTGGGCCAGTGGCGCAACCGCGAGGGCGGGTTCTGGGTGGCCGAGGCCGATCCGGTCGCGGCCAAGCAGGCCATGCGCGCGCACTGGATGCGGGACCAGGTGCAGGCGGTGGTGATGGCCAGCGACGGCGTGTCCTGCGGGGTCGAGGACTACGGCGTGTTCACCGACTGGACCGCGCTCTACGACCAGGCGGTGCAGGACGGCCTGCACACGGTGCTGGACGCGGTGCGCAAGGCCGAGGAGTCCGACCCGGACGGCCGCAAGTGGCCGCGCCCGAAGCGGCACGACGACCAGAGCCTGGTCGTGGTGCATTTCGACGACGACTGGTTCCCCCGCTTCTGAGGTCCTACCCTCCGAGCATGCCGCCGGAGCCGAACCCGGACCCGTTCGCCACCGCCCTGCGCGCGGCCATCGCCCGCCGCGGCCTTGGCCTGCACCGCATCCGCGAACACCTGCGCAGCAGAGGCGTCACCGTCTCCGCGGCCACCCTGAGCTACTGGCAGTCCGGCCGCAGCCGCCCAGAACGCCACGAGTCCCTGACCGCCCTGCACCACCTCGAAGAGGTCCTGGCCGTCCCCCAGGGCACCCTGACCGCCCTGCTCGGCCCGCCACGCCCCCGCGGCCTGCACCGGGTCCCCGAACTCCCCGAGATCGGCGCCTTCTGGCCGGCCCCAACGGACGTCGAAGACGCCGTCAGCGACATCGACACCACCTGGGACGCCCGCCTGACCCGCCTGAGCCAGCACGACACCATCCACATCGGCCCCAACCGCGAGGAACTCACCTTCGTCTCCCGCCAGGTCCTCCGGGCCAACGCCGACGGCCCCGACCGCTGGGTGGTGATCCTCCACCTCGACGAACACAACCACCCCCTCCCCGAGATAAAACCCCTCCGCCACTGCACCCTGGGCCGCCACACCACAAACCCCGACACCGGCCTGCTCGCAGCCGAACTCCTCTTCCCCAAACCCTTGCAACGCAACGAAACCATCATCACCGAACACGAACTGACCAACCACGCCCCGCACCCCACCGCCACCAACTACGAACGAAAATTCCGCCTCCCCGTACGCGAATACGTCCTGGAGATCCGCTTCCACCCCACCTGCCCCCCGGCCACCATCACCCGCCACACCACCACCAAGAACACCCACCACACCGAACAGGTCCACCTGGACGAACTCACCTCAGTCCACGGCGTGGCAACGGATTTCGGCCCCGGCACCTACGGCTTCCACTGGACCTGGCCATAAAAAGTGGGGCGCCCCAACAGGAACGCCCCACCCAACCTCACACAGTCACAGACCAACTGTTCAACGTGCCCACATCCCCAGGCCCGTTGTCCCCGATCCGCAACGTCCAGTTCCCCCCAGCCTGCTCACTGGTCCGCACCGTGAAGGTCCGAGTCCCCGGGAACGCATGGCACTCAAAGCCCCCGGCCCGCTGCAACGAGTAGTACCGCCCGGACGGCCCCACCAGAGTGATGTTCAAGTCCTCCTGGCAGGTGTGCACCGCATCCACCACCACGGTCACCGGCGCCGCGGCACTCCCCGAAGCCGTTGACCGCACCGGACTCACCGCCACCGCGAAGTCCCGAATAGCAAAAGCCTTGCCATTACTGAAAGTCCGGGCCCCGGTGTCCCCCTTCGCGGTCCGAGCCGTCACCACCGCACTGGCCCCAGACCGGTTCCCCGCGGCATCCCGGGCCCGAACCACAAAGCTGTACTCCGTGTCAGCCGCAAGCCCGGCAACACTCACCGAAGTCCCCTCCGAACTGGCCACAACCTCCTCACCGCGATACACGTCGTACCCGGTCACCCCAACGTTGTCCGTGGCCGCATCCCACCCCAACGCCACCGAAGACGAAGTGACCCCGGTAGCCCGCAGGTTCCCCGGCACCGAAGGCGCCTCGGTATCCCCACCCGGATCCCCGGTCACCAACGTCAGCCCCCACTTCTTCAACGCCTCACCCACCGGCTGAAAGATCGACTGGTTGTCCGCCCCACCCGGCTCACAAGACGACTGCCCACCCGAGTGCAACCCCACAGCCTTGTCCCCAACCAGCCACCCCCCACCAGAGTCCCCACCCTTCGAGCAGGCAGTGGTCGTGGCCAACCCCTCAACAACCACGCTCCCATAGTTAATCGTCTGATTAACCGCGGTAACCCGCCCACACTGCCACTTAGAAGTATTCCCCGAGTGACAAGTACTCTGCCCCACCACAGGCT contains:
- a CDS encoding RNA polymerase sigma factor, producing MDGEWQRLVGRYARLVWAVARSHRLTDQEAADVSQTTWLRLAERRGELRLPHRVQAWLVTTARRESLRALAARRRERCLDLETLGRVAHLDRFRVPDPADLVIQGDRAGRLWRAFARMPLRCRQLLWIAAYAPDLSYVRVAELLGMPVGSIGPTRGRCLAALRRRLVGELGAAG
- a CDS encoding protein phosphatase 2C domain-containing protein; this encodes MPAIEMAERAGVHLTGGFAESEDRIVVLPNAVVLLDGATRLEPGRHTGGWYAERLADRLRRQLTAQPDIDLAELLAACISQVAADHDLEPGKAPSSTVALLRWDEERVDALVLADSPVVAFTVGDVHVLNDTRLANLSVPRRTGYREQLRDGAGFSGAHVDALRASATEVGQWRNREGGFWVAEADPVAAKQAMRAHWMRDQVQAVVMASDGVSCGVEDYGVFTDWTALYDQAVQDGLHTVLDAVRKAEESDPDGRKWPRPKRHDDQSLVVVHFDDDWFPRF
- a CDS encoding XRE family transcriptional regulator; translation: MPPEPNPDPFATALRAAIARRGLGLHRIREHLRSRGVTVSAATLSYWQSGRSRPERHESLTALHHLEEVLAVPQGTLTALLGPPRPRGLHRVPELPEIGAFWPAPTDVEDAVSDIDTTWDARLTRLSQHDTIHIGPNREELTFVSRQVLRANADGPDRWVVILHLDEHNHPLPEIKPLRHCTLGRHTTNPDTGLLAAELLFPKPLQRNETIITEHELTNHAPHPTATNYERKFRLPVREYVLEIRFHPTCPPATITRHTTTKNTHHTEQVHLDELTSVHGVATDFGPGTYGFHWTWP
- a CDS encoding proprotein convertase P-domain-containing protein, which translates into the protein MKALIPAVLLSLVFPASASAEAGDVVGKWIDPSDGQLVVSVYGEGAAEQVRQSGSRVQVVSRGRAELDGIVRRVGSIAAGPTGVTSWGIDPVSAQVVVRTVAAADADLVARIRGFGEAVRVVVDAAAPVQQAGEVRTGSPWWPGSETYCSVGFGATDSGGGKHFLTAGHCTNDANQAAYGQISQQNRVGTSNVGGSRSVNAREGDMGVVAVTEAGWALSPSVNTWGGGAVTVAGFVEPVVGQSTCHSGNTSKWQCGRVTAVNQTINYGSVVVEGLATTTACSKGGDSGGGWLVGDKAVGLHSGGQSSCEPGGADNQSIFQPVGEALKKWGLTLVTGDPGGDTEAPSVPGNLRATGVTSSSVALGWDAATDNVGVTGYDVYRGEEVVASSEGTSVSVAGLAADTEYSFVVRARDAAGNRSGASAVVTARTAKGDTGARTFSNGKAFAIRDFAVAVSPVRSTASGSAAAPVTVVVDAVHTCQEDLNITLVGPSGRYYSLQRAGGFECHAFPGTRTFTVRTSEQAGGNWTLRIGDNGPGDVGTLNSWSVTV
- the yczE gene encoding membrane protein YczE: MASPTVPLHPLPVGLRPARRLSQLLAGLLLYGASMALMIRSGLGLDPWDVLHEGLTRHIPLSFGTITAITGVIVLLGWIPLRQRPGIGTVANVVLIAVAVDATLFLLPAAGSWWLRAIFLVAAIVLNGLATAAYIGARLGPGPRDGLMTGLCARTGWSIRLVRTGIEIAVLVLGFFLGGTIGIGTLLYAITIGPLAQFFVPFVALRTPAEWKTAQ
- the yczR gene encoding MocR-like transcription factor YczR → MSQALPAGGRISAPHLADLLGCWRNGPHRAQSADLAAALRLLVLEGRLPVGTRLPAERELAQALDLSRTTVTAMLDRLREQDLIASRRGAGSWITLPGRPVVRAGFGPLPADEAINLAQATPAAPAELAGAVDAARLRLPEYLSGPGYAPMGLLPLRERIAERYTRRGLPTGPDQVMITSGAQHALALTLRLLVMPGQRVLVENPTYPNAVDAIRAAHAQPVPVALAPDGWDLPGIEATLRQGAPRLAYLMPDFQNPTGLRMDAEGREQLAATLRRTRTLALVDETLAELDLDGDPLDGPPPLAAFAEQQVITAGSASKMLWGGLRLGWLRAPVELAQQLAGVRASIDLGSSVLDQLVLTELLTEPDSLLARRRAQFAAARDTMIDALSAELPAWRIRRPGGGLSLWCGLDGPISTRLAAAAVNHGLHLVPGSRFGVHGGLERWLRLSFAQDPAVLTEAVHRLARAAATLTGTGAELLAVT